A genomic window from Paucibacter sp. KCTC 42545 includes:
- the ybaK gene encoding Cys-tRNA(Pro) deacylase, which yields MSKKTVHVSETPATQMLRRQGVSFSEHVYDYVEHGGTGESSRQLGVPEHEVIKTLVMQDEKAQPLIVLMHGDRQVSLKELARQIPCKKVEPCKPEVAQRHSGYMVGGTSPFGCKKAMPIYVEATILELPRICINGGRRGFLVGLAPQLLVELLAARPVHCASAE from the coding sequence ATGAGCAAGAAAACAGTCCACGTCAGCGAAACCCCGGCCACGCAGATGCTGCGCCGCCAGGGCGTTAGCTTTAGCGAGCATGTGTATGACTACGTCGAGCACGGCGGCACCGGGGAGTCCTCGCGCCAGCTCGGCGTGCCCGAGCATGAGGTGATCAAGACCCTGGTGATGCAGGATGAAAAAGCCCAGCCCCTGATCGTGCTGATGCACGGCGACCGCCAGGTCAGCCTGAAGGAATTGGCGCGGCAAATTCCCTGCAAAAAGGTCGAGCCCTGCAAGCCCGAAGTGGCGCAACGCCACAGCGGCTATATGGTCGGCGGCACCTCGCCGTTCGGATGCAAAAAGGCCATGCCCATCTATGTGGAGGCGACGATTCTTGAGCTGCCGCGCATCTGCATCAACGGCGGCCGGCGTGGTTTTTTGGTCGGCTTGGCGCCGCAGCTCTTGGTCGAACTGCTGGCGGCGCGGCCAGTTCACTGTGCCAGTGCAGAATAG
- a CDS encoding glutaredoxin family protein encodes MARIKADFWSLALILALVLGASQAASWWLGRGQGEELRALAKPGDIVMLSSQTCIYCDKARVWMTAQQVPFRECFVESDAACLAEFQARGARGTPTLVVRGQTQLGFDQARLIQSLKP; translated from the coding sequence ATGGCCAGGATCAAAGCTGATTTCTGGTCGCTGGCGCTGATCCTGGCCTTGGTGCTGGGGGCCTCCCAGGCTGCGTCATGGTGGCTGGGGCGCGGGCAGGGCGAAGAACTGCGTGCCCTGGCCAAGCCGGGTGACATCGTGATGCTGTCCTCGCAGACCTGCATCTACTGCGACAAAGCGCGTGTTTGGATGACGGCGCAGCAAGTGCCGTTTCGGGAATGCTTTGTTGAAAGCGATGCTGCTTGCCTGGCCGAGTTTCAGGCGCGCGGCGCGCGGGGCACGCCCACGCTGGTGGTGCGAGGTCAAACCCAGCTGGGCTTCGATCAAGCGCGGCTGATTCAGTCGCTCAAGCCTTGA
- the ydiK gene encoding AI-2E family transporter YdiK, whose product MSNTPRPELIRNLLAIVSVALMMAASLWVLRPFLGPLIWATMVVVATWPMMRGLQARLWGRRGLATAVMVLALLLVLFVPLSIALGAMITHADSVVALANKLADSKLPEPPEWVGDLPLVGGSVAEIWHRVAVDGYGYVMALVKPYFGISFKWLAGQAGGLGMIGLQFLITVGIAGVLYSCGETAARGVRGFALRLAGAQGDQVITLAGQAIRGVALGIVVTAIVQSSLGGVALLIVGVPFAGLLAAVMFMACLAQIGPVLVLAPAVGWLYWSGDNTWGTVLLIFTVIITSLDNVLRPWLIKKGADLPLLLIFSGVIGGLLAFGLVGLFVGPVVLAVTYTMLIAWIGDDMPPEQSH is encoded by the coding sequence ATGAGCAACACGCCCCGCCCCGAACTCATCCGCAATTTGCTGGCCATTGTGAGCGTCGCGCTGATGATGGCCGCCTCGCTATGGGTGCTGCGCCCTTTTCTCGGGCCTTTGATTTGGGCCACCATGGTGGTGGTGGCCACCTGGCCAATGATGCGCGGCCTGCAAGCGCGGCTGTGGGGCCGGCGCGGCCTGGCCACCGCCGTGATGGTGCTGGCCTTGCTGCTGGTGCTCTTCGTGCCCTTGTCTATTGCCTTGGGCGCCATGATCACGCATGCGGACAGCGTGGTGGCCCTGGCCAACAAATTGGCCGACTCCAAGTTGCCGGAGCCGCCCGAATGGGTCGGCGACCTGCCCCTGGTGGGCGGCAGCGTGGCAGAGATCTGGCACCGCGTGGCCGTGGATGGCTACGGTTATGTGATGGCTTTGGTCAAACCCTATTTCGGCATCTCCTTCAAATGGCTGGCGGGTCAGGCCGGCGGCCTTGGCATGATTGGCCTGCAGTTCCTGATCACAGTGGGCATTGCCGGCGTGCTTTACAGCTGCGGCGAAACTGCCGCGCGCGGTGTGCGCGGCTTTGCCTTGCGCCTGGCCGGCGCACAGGGTGACCAAGTCATCACCTTGGCCGGTCAAGCGATTCGCGGCGTGGCGCTGGGCATTGTGGTGACGGCCATCGTGCAGTCCTCGCTGGGCGGCGTGGCCTTGCTGATCGTCGGCGTACCCTTTGCCGGCCTGCTGGCCGCCGTGATGTTCATGGCCTGCCTGGCGCAGATCGGCCCGGTGCTGGTGCTCGCCCCGGCCGTGGGCTGGTTGTACTGGAGCGGTGACAACACCTGGGGCACGGTGCTGCTGATCTTCACGGTGATCATCACCTCGCTGGACAATGTGCTGCGCCCCTGGTTGATCAAAAAGGGGGCCGACCTGCCCCTGCTGCTGATCTTCTCCGGCGTCATCGGCGGCCTGCTGGCCTTCGGCTTGGTGGGCCTGTTTGTGGGGCCGGTGGTGCTGGCGGTGACCTACACCATGTTGATCGCCTGGATCGGCGATGACATGCCGCCGGAACAAAGCCACTAA
- a CDS encoding 3',5'-nucleoside bisphosphate phosphatase, producing the protein MGSPRSVDASTNADLHCHSRVSDGTLTPEELAQRAKANGVELWALTDHDEVAGQQRAMEAALAQGMAYLTGVEISVSFAGRVVHIVGLGFDHHNAALIQGLRETRGGREARAREMAAGLAQVGIKDAYEGALQFVGNPELISRTHFARFLVEAGHCQDVNEVFRRFLTEGKPGYVEHRWARLSDALRWIRQAGGEAVIAHPARYAFSPTEEYALITEFMAHGGRGIEVVTGSHSAAEAIKYADTALEFDLFASRGSDFHSPEESRTDLGRLDGLSGRLKPVWQALADRIHWA; encoded by the coding sequence ATTGGCAGCCCACGCAGCGTCGACGCCAGCACCAACGCCGACCTGCACTGCCATTCGCGCGTGTCCGACGGCACCCTCACGCCCGAAGAGCTGGCGCAGCGCGCCAAAGCCAATGGCGTCGAACTCTGGGCCTTGACCGACCACGATGAAGTGGCCGGCCAACAGCGTGCAATGGAAGCCGCCTTGGCGCAGGGCATGGCTTACCTCACCGGGGTGGAAATTTCGGTCAGCTTTGCCGGCCGGGTGGTGCACATCGTGGGCCTGGGCTTTGATCATCACAACGCCGCCTTGATCCAGGGCTTGCGTGAAACCCGAGGCGGCCGAGAAGCCCGTGCCCGCGAGATGGCGGCCGGCCTGGCGCAAGTGGGCATCAAAGATGCGTACGAAGGCGCGCTGCAATTCGTTGGCAACCCCGAGTTGATTTCACGCACCCACTTCGCGCGCTTCTTGGTCGAGGCAGGGCATTGCCAGGACGTCAACGAAGTGTTCCGCCGCTTCCTCACCGAGGGCAAACCGGGTTATGTGGAACACCGCTGGGCCCGCCTGAGTGACGCGCTACGCTGGATCAGGCAAGCCGGCGGCGAAGCCGTCATCGCCCACCCGGCTCGCTATGCCTTCAGCCCCACCGAAGAGTACGCGCTGATCACCGAATTCATGGCCCATGGCGGGCGCGGCATCGAGGTGGTGACCGGCAGCCACTCGGCCGCCGAGGCCATCAAGTACGCCGACACGGCGCTGGAGTTCGACCTCTTCGCCTCCCGCGGCTCGGACTTCCACTCCCCCGAGGAAAGCCGCACCGATCTGGGCCGGCTGGACGGCTTGTCTGGCCGCCTGAAGCCGGTTTGGCAGGCTTTGGCGGATCGCATCCACTGGGCCTGA
- a CDS encoding transglycosylase domain-containing protein: MAFGLALSLLASPAAAQASFAEVKAAHKVSDFTLLDRQGQVLQTLRLDMQRRSLAWVPLAEMSPALLTAMLLGEDQRFYAHSGVDWAAVASAGFGNLWNSRTRGASTITMQLAGLLDEGLARPSGGRSLGQKLGQAWQAGRLERNWSKAQILEAYLNSVPFRGEVIGIHALSQTLFGKHPSGLTTQEAALAAALVRAPNAAPERVAERACALLKLQGAAANCAAVQGQVEALLARPASPLQGEALAPHYARQVLKADGPPRQPSSLDAGLQRQALNLLRQQLAELSGRNVEDGAVLVLDRASGAVLAWVGSSGDDYSSAAQVDGVLARRQPGSTLKPFIYQLALEKKLITAASWLDDSAAQISTPSGLYLPQNYDKTFRGYVSARAALGNSLNVPAVKLTAMLGVDPLFERLNALGLGLRESAGFYGLSLALGSSEVSLLKLTQAYRALANDRSPAAFIVADMLADNNARALTFGLDSPLATSGFAAVKTGTSKDMRDNWCLGFSERFVVGVWVGNASGAPMHGVSGISGAAPIWAGLMRHLHRGRPSRAPQPPAGVLHQRVEFDAQREPAREEWFVAGTEQALMRSTAQMGARAAMGIASPRDGSIFALDPDIPPQAQRIRFEGQTGLWELNGKALGRGASWQWAPKPGKHRLRLLDTRGQVLQAVVFEVRGAELLKKP, translated from the coding sequence TTGGCATTTGGTCTCGCGCTGAGCTTGCTGGCCTCGCCGGCAGCGGCGCAGGCCAGCTTTGCCGAGGTCAAGGCCGCCCACAAAGTCTCTGACTTCACTTTGCTGGATCGGCAGGGTCAGGTCTTGCAGACCTTGCGCCTGGACATGCAGCGCCGCAGCCTGGCGTGGGTCCCTTTGGCTGAGATGTCGCCCGCCTTGCTGACGGCCATGCTGCTGGGTGAGGATCAGCGCTTTTACGCCCACAGCGGCGTTGATTGGGCGGCGGTGGCCAGTGCCGGTTTTGGCAATTTGTGGAACAGCCGCACGCGCGGTGCGTCGACCATCACCATGCAGCTGGCGGGTTTGCTCGATGAAGGCCTGGCGCGCCCCAGCGGCGGCCGCAGCCTGGGCCAGAAGCTCGGCCAGGCCTGGCAGGCCGGGCGGCTGGAGCGCAACTGGAGCAAGGCGCAGATCCTGGAGGCCTATCTCAATAGCGTGCCTTTCCGGGGCGAGGTGATCGGCATCCATGCGCTGAGCCAAACCCTGTTCGGCAAACATCCTTCCGGGCTGACGACACAGGAGGCCGCCCTGGCCGCCGCCTTGGTGCGCGCGCCCAATGCCGCGCCTGAGCGCGTGGCTGAGCGTGCTTGTGCCTTGCTCAAGTTGCAGGGGGCGGCTGCCAACTGCGCGGCGGTACAGGGTCAGGTCGAGGCCTTGCTGGCCCGGCCCGCCTCGCCGCTGCAAGGCGAGGCTCTGGCGCCGCATTACGCGCGCCAAGTGCTCAAAGCAGATGGCCCGCCGCGCCAGCCCAGCAGCCTGGACGCCGGCCTGCAGCGCCAGGCCCTGAACCTGCTGCGCCAGCAACTGGCCGAGTTGTCCGGCCGCAATGTGGAGGACGGCGCCGTGCTGGTGCTGGACCGGGCCAGCGGCGCGGTGCTGGCCTGGGTGGGCAGCAGCGGGGACGACTATTCCAGCGCGGCCCAGGTCGATGGCGTGCTGGCGCGGCGCCAGCCGGGCTCCACGCTCAAGCCCTTCATCTACCAGCTGGCGCTGGAGAAAAAGCTGATCACCGCAGCCAGCTGGCTGGATGATTCCGCGGCGCAGATCAGCACCCCGTCCGGCCTTTATCTGCCGCAAAACTATGACAAGACTTTTCGCGGCTATGTGTCGGCGCGCGCGGCGCTGGGCAATAGCCTGAATGTGCCAGCCGTCAAGCTGACCGCCATGCTGGGCGTGGACCCGCTGTTTGAGCGCCTCAATGCCCTTGGCCTGGGGCTGCGCGAGAGTGCGGGCTTTTACGGCCTGTCGCTGGCCCTGGGCAGCTCTGAGGTGAGCTTGCTCAAGCTGACCCAGGCTTACCGAGCGCTGGCCAATGACCGCTCACCCGCCGCCTTCATCGTGGCGGACATGCTGGCCGACAACAATGCCCGCGCGCTCACTTTCGGCCTGGACAGCCCCTTGGCCACCAGCGGTTTTGCGGCTGTCAAAACCGGCACCAGCAAAGATATGCGCGACAACTGGTGCCTGGGTTTTTCCGAGCGCTTTGTGGTCGGCGTCTGGGTCGGCAATGCCAGCGGCGCGCCCATGCATGGGGTCAGTGGCATCAGCGGCGCGGCGCCGATCTGGGCCGGCTTGATGCGCCATCTGCACCGAGGCCGCCCCTCACGCGCGCCGCAGCCGCCGGCCGGCGTGCTGCATCAGCGCGTGGAGTTCGACGCCCAGCGGGAGCCCGCCCGCGAAGAATGGTTTGTGGCCGGCACCGAGCAGGCCTTGATGCGCAGCACCGCCCAGATGGGCGCACGCGCCGCCATGGGCATTGCCAGCCCGCGCGACGGCAGCATTTTTGCGCTGGACCCCGACATTCCGCCGCAAGCCCAACGCATCCGCTTCGAAGGCCAGACGGGGCTGTGGGAGCTCAATGGCAAAGCCCTGGGCCGAGGCGCCAGCTGGCAATGGGCGCCCAAGCCGGGCAAGCACCGCCTGCGCCTGCTGGACACCCGGGGTCAGGTCTTGCAGGCGGTGGTATTTGAGGTGCGTGGGGCGGAGTTGTTGAAGAAGCCTTAG
- the plsY gene encoding glycerol-3-phosphate 1-O-acyltransferase PlsY, translated as MQEQLLPLLAAICGYLVGSLSFAVIISRFMGLSDPRSYGSGNPGATNVLRSGNKKAAILTLVFDALKGYVPVVLVTLYGARFGLGEGTAALVGLGAFLGHLWPVFFRFEGGKGVATAAGVILALNPVLGLATLATWVIMAYFFRYSSLASLTAAAFAPFYQMLIWDTGPIVGVLILMALLLVWRHLENIKKLLNGTESKLGHKAAGAVPAEGTSKKHPHGHVGAKPHGHSHHHPSKKKGS; from the coding sequence ATGCAAGAACAACTCCTCCCTCTGCTGGCCGCCATTTGCGGCTACCTCGTCGGCTCGCTCTCGTTTGCCGTCATCATCAGCCGCTTCATGGGCTTGTCGGACCCACGTAGCTATGGCTCGGGCAATCCCGGGGCCACCAATGTGCTGCGCTCTGGCAACAAGAAAGCCGCCATCCTGACGCTGGTGTTCGACGCACTCAAAGGCTATGTGCCGGTGGTGCTGGTGACGCTGTACGGCGCCCGCTTCGGCCTGGGTGAAGGCACGGCCGCCTTGGTGGGCCTGGGCGCCTTCTTGGGGCATTTGTGGCCGGTGTTCTTCCGCTTTGAAGGCGGCAAGGGCGTGGCCACCGCTGCCGGTGTGATCTTGGCGCTGAACCCAGTTCTGGGCCTGGCGACCTTGGCCACTTGGGTGATCATGGCCTACTTCTTCCGCTACTCCTCGCTGGCGTCCTTGACCGCTGCGGCCTTCGCGCCCTTCTACCAAATGCTGATCTGGGACACCGGCCCCATCGTCGGCGTGTTGATCTTGATGGCTTTGCTGCTCGTGTGGCGCCATCTTGAGAACATCAAGAAGCTGCTCAATGGCACCGAGAGCAAGCTCGGCCACAAGGCCGCTGGCGCTGTTCCGGCCGAAGGCACGAGCAAGAAACATCCGCATGGGCATGTGGGCGCCAAGCCGCATGGCCATTCGCACCACCATCCGTCCAAAAAGAAAGGTTCCTGA
- a CDS encoding L-threonylcarbamoyladenylate synthase → MAQYFEVHPENPQARFLKQAAQILHGGGVVAIPTDSSYALVCRLDDKTAVENLRRIRGIDDKHHLTLLCRDLSELASYARVDNQQYRLLKLATPGPFAFILEATKEVPRRLSHPSRRTIGLRVPDHRVVQDLLALFGEPLLSATLIPPGETEPLNDAQEISARFDKVLQAIVDAGACTLQPTTVIDLSGDAPVLIRRGQGDPEKLGLSFSD, encoded by the coding sequence ATGGCCCAATATTTCGAAGTCCACCCCGAGAACCCGCAAGCACGCTTTCTCAAGCAAGCCGCGCAGATCCTGCATGGCGGCGGCGTGGTGGCCATCCCCACTGATTCCAGCTATGCCCTGGTTTGCCGTTTGGACGACAAAACCGCGGTGGAAAACCTACGCCGCATCCGCGGCATTGACGACAAGCACCACCTGACCCTGCTCTGCCGCGACCTGAGCGAGCTGGCCAGCTATGCCCGGGTCGACAACCAGCAATACCGCCTGCTCAAGCTGGCCACGCCGGGCCCGTTTGCCTTCATCCTGGAAGCCACCAAAGAAGTACCCCGCCGCTTGTCCCACCCCTCGCGCCGCACCATCGGCCTGCGGGTGCCGGATCACCGCGTGGTGCAGGATTTGCTGGCCTTGTTTGGCGAGCCCTTGTTGTCGGCTACCCTGATTCCCCCCGGCGAGACCGAGCCGCTCAACGACGCGCAGGAAATTTCCGCGCGCTTTGACAAGGTCTTGCAAGCCATCGTCGATGCCGGTGCCTGCACCCTGCAGCCCACCACGGTGATCGACCTCAGCGGGGACGCGCCGGTGCTGATTCGCCGCGGCCAGGGCGACCCGGAAAAGCTGGGCCTGAGTTTCAGCGATTGA
- a CDS encoding class I SAM-dependent methyltransferase — protein MSLEVYRASAAEQARTQDLLRLFPATGRLALDIGARDGHFSRLLAERFEQVIALDLTLPQITHPRVRCVAGDAAAMEMADGSLDFVFCAEVLEHIPPALLSGVCREIERVAGGQILIGVPYRQDIRVGRCTCGNCGLISPPWGHVNSFDEARLAALFPACSLQSVSFVGSSKVQTNALSTRLMDWAGNPYGTYEQEEPCIHCGARMKGAAARSPAQKVATKLAFWTRGLSGLWARPHGNWIHMLLAKR, from the coding sequence ATGAGTCTCGAGGTTTACCGGGCCAGTGCTGCGGAGCAAGCGCGCACGCAAGATTTGCTGCGCTTGTTTCCGGCGACTGGCCGGCTTGCCCTGGACATTGGCGCTCGCGATGGTCATTTCTCGCGCTTGCTGGCCGAGCGCTTCGAGCAGGTCATCGCGCTTGATTTGACCTTGCCGCAGATTACGCACCCGCGGGTGCGCTGCGTGGCCGGTGATGCCGCCGCCATGGAGATGGCCGATGGCTCGCTTGACTTTGTGTTCTGCGCCGAGGTGCTGGAACATATCCCGCCTGCACTGCTGAGCGGCGTTTGCCGCGAGATCGAGCGAGTGGCAGGCGGGCAGATCTTGATTGGCGTGCCCTACCGGCAAGACATTCGGGTTGGCCGCTGCACCTGTGGCAACTGCGGCCTGATCAGCCCGCCCTGGGGCCATGTCAATAGCTTCGATGAGGCCCGACTGGCGGCCTTGTTCCCGGCCTGTTCATTGCAAAGCGTGAGCTTTGTGGGCAGTAGCAAGGTGCAGACCAATGCCTTGTCGACCCGGCTGATGGATTGGGCCGGTAACCCCTACGGCACCTATGAGCAGGAAGAGCCGTGCATCCATTGCGGCGCACGCATGAAGGGCGCTGCGGCGCGCAGCCCTGCGCAAAAAGTCGCGACCAAGCTGGCTTTCTGGACGCGTGGCCTGAGCGGCTTGTGGGCGCGCCCGCATGGCAATTGGATCCATATGCTGCTGGCTAAGCGCTGA
- a CDS encoding fused MFS/spermidine synthase, translated as MAEMQQQELGKRGLARRSAALGLMLASGFAGLGYQIIWTQQMGLWLGHESVAVLAVVTAFFGGLALGALGLGQRIERSARPLRWYLACELLIAAWGVALLLGMGPASEFLLRLTGAQASAAWQWCVAFLGCFVLLLPATAAMGATLPAMERVLASWLQAGPKTAATAASRSIAPFYAANTLGAVLGVLASAFWLLPTLGLARSAGLCVALNLLCAAVAWLSLPACTPLPPAAATGSCDNKAPRRAIMLRLGLSGLLGIGYEVLVVRVLSQVSEDTVYTFALLLAVYLIGSALGAAVWQSRWAHSPPDRAARQADYLLLALAGACLLGLASLWGAETIKSWLLDAATPSMRSALLAEATLAAAAFALPTVVMGALFSQLSQNAQRVGLSFGQALGINTLGAAAAPMLCGLILAPWLGPKLALLLVPAGYLALAAGPAWRRPWPWLVAGPAVALAVMAPPLAFVTLPEGGQVLSYQDGSMAAVSVVEDAQGVSRLRINNRQQEGSSSSLAFDARQALLPLLLLPQAPQRALFLGLGTGMTAASAAQDPHVQVDAVELLPEVIRASAFFTEPSPNLHLIAADARRYVRASAQPSYQLIVADNFHPARSGSGALYTVEHFQAVRARLAAGGLFCQWLPLHQLDLASLRSITQSFLQAFPEGRALLANNSLDTPTLGLIGRAAGEQAGFSSSVARQRLAQHGLPQSLAAFGIEDEYALLGSFIAGPRALRQWAGEAPLNTDDHPVVSYSAPRMTYAPDSQARERLLSVLEALSEPAAEPLSTTAEDQPAELRLAAYRRARLSFVAAGSQVRPSPDVQQMLAQVREPLLDVLRRSPDFRPAYDPLLRMAGALARSDGPGARRLLQDLQALQPARAEAGQALLQLASQGQ; from the coding sequence GTGGCTGAGATGCAGCAGCAAGAGCTAGGAAAACGAGGGCTAGCACGCCGCAGCGCCGCCCTGGGCCTGATGCTGGCCTCGGGCTTTGCGGGCCTGGGCTACCAAATCATCTGGACCCAGCAGATGGGCCTCTGGTTGGGCCACGAAAGCGTGGCCGTGCTGGCGGTGGTGACGGCCTTCTTCGGCGGCCTGGCCCTCGGCGCGCTGGGGCTGGGCCAGCGCATCGAGCGCAGCGCACGGCCCTTGCGCTGGTATCTGGCTTGCGAGCTGCTGATCGCCGCCTGGGGCGTGGCCCTGCTGCTGGGCATGGGCCCGGCCAGTGAATTCCTGCTGCGTTTGACCGGCGCGCAAGCCAGCGCCGCTTGGCAATGGTGCGTCGCCTTCCTCGGCTGCTTTGTCTTGCTGCTGCCCGCCACGGCCGCCATGGGGGCAACCTTGCCGGCCATGGAGCGGGTGCTGGCAAGCTGGCTGCAAGCCGGCCCGAAAACAGCGGCGACAGCAGCGAGCCGCTCGATTGCCCCCTTCTACGCCGCCAACACCCTGGGCGCCGTGCTGGGCGTACTGGCCAGCGCCTTCTGGCTCTTGCCCACCCTGGGGCTGGCGCGCAGCGCTGGCTTGTGCGTGGCGCTGAATCTTCTGTGCGCCGCCGTCGCTTGGCTGAGCCTGCCCGCATGCACCCCGCTGCCCCCCGCTGCGGCCACTGGAAGCTGCGACAACAAGGCGCCCAGGCGCGCCATCATGCTGCGCCTGGGCCTGAGCGGCCTGCTGGGCATCGGCTACGAGGTGCTGGTGGTGCGGGTGCTGAGCCAGGTGAGCGAAGACACGGTCTACACCTTCGCCCTGCTGCTAGCGGTCTATCTGATCGGTAGCGCGCTGGGCGCTGCGGTCTGGCAAAGCCGTTGGGCCCATTCGCCGCCGGATCGCGCCGCACGGCAAGCCGACTACTTGCTGCTGGCCCTAGCCGGCGCCTGCCTGCTGGGCCTGGCGAGCTTGTGGGGGGCCGAGACCATCAAATCATGGCTGCTGGACGCCGCCACACCCAGCATGCGCTCGGCACTGCTGGCCGAGGCCACGCTGGCCGCTGCCGCTTTTGCCCTGCCCACCGTGGTGATGGGCGCCCTGTTCAGCCAGCTGAGCCAAAACGCTCAACGTGTTGGCCTCAGCTTTGGCCAGGCCTTGGGCATCAATACCTTGGGCGCTGCCGCCGCCCCCATGCTCTGCGGCCTCATCTTGGCGCCTTGGCTGGGGCCGAAGCTGGCGTTGCTCTTGGTGCCGGCGGGCTATCTGGCCTTGGCGGCCGGCCCCGCGTGGCGCCGGCCCTGGCCGTGGCTTGTCGCCGGGCCGGCTGTGGCACTGGCGGTGATGGCGCCGCCGCTGGCCTTCGTCACCCTCCCCGAGGGCGGCCAAGTGCTGAGTTATCAGGACGGCAGCATGGCCGCGGTCAGCGTGGTGGAAGACGCGCAAGGCGTCTCACGCCTGCGCATCAACAATCGCCAACAAGAGGGCAGCAGTTCCAGCCTGGCCTTCGATGCCCGCCAGGCTCTCTTGCCCCTGCTCTTGCTGCCGCAAGCCCCGCAGCGCGCGCTCTTTCTGGGCCTGGGCACGGGGATGACAGCGGCCTCCGCCGCGCAAGACCCGCACGTGCAGGTCGACGCCGTGGAGCTGCTGCCGGAAGTGATACGCGCTTCTGCCTTCTTCACCGAGCCAAGCCCCAATCTGCATCTGATTGCCGCCGATGCCCGGCGTTATGTGCGTGCCAGCGCGCAGCCCAGCTACCAGCTCATCGTTGCCGACAATTTCCACCCCGCCCGCAGCGGCTCCGGCGCGCTCTACACGGTGGAGCATTTCCAAGCGGTGCGCGCTCGCCTGGCCGCCGGCGGCCTGTTCTGCCAATGGTTACCCCTGCATCAGCTCGATCTGGCCAGCTTGCGCAGCATCACCCAGTCCTTTTTGCAAGCTTTTCCCGAGGGCCGAGCCCTGTTGGCCAATAACAGCCTGGATACGCCCACCCTGGGCCTGATCGGCCGCGCTGCTGGCGAGCAAGCAGGCTTTTCCAGCAGCGTGGCACGCCAGCGCCTGGCCCAGCATGGCCTGCCGCAAAGCCTTGCCGCCTTTGGCATCGAAGACGAATACGCCCTGCTGGGCAGCTTCATCGCCGGCCCCCGGGCCTTGCGGCAGTGGGCGGGTGAGGCGCCACTCAATACCGATGACCACCCGGTCGTCAGCTATTCGGCCCCCCGCATGACTTACGCGCCGGACTCACAAGCCCGCGAGCGCTTGTTGAGCGTGCTGGAAGCGCTGTCCGAGCCAGCGGCGGAACCCCTGAGCACGACAGCCGAAGACCAGCCGGCCGAGCTGAGGCTGGCCGCCTATCGGCGCGCGCGCCTGAGTTTTGTGGCCGCCGGTAGCCAGGTACGCCCCAGCCCCGACGTGCAGCAGATGTTGGCCCAGGTACGCGAGCCCTTGCTGGACGTGCTGCGCCGCAGCCCGGACTTCCGCCCCGCCTACGACCCCCTGCTGCGCATGGCCGGCGCGCTGGCGCGCAGCGACGGCCCAGGCGCCCGCCGTCTGTTGCAAGACTTGCAAGCCTTGCAGCCCGCACGCGCCGAGGCCGGCCAAGCCTTGCTGCAACTGGCAAGCCAGGGGCAATGA
- a CDS encoding putative 2OG-Fe(II) oxygenase, protein MTDEIISLFPTPFLRAPATLPKPLVDALVAHFSTEALQANNASDHLSHTRMLKPSDSPLLLDVAGLLTPKLSEFGALMFGEQMGWSLKEMWLNVLDQGGRQAAHNHANSFISGVVYLTPTHESSRTVFMKSPGGTDFSFKNDHAGSITGPFNADKWISPQPEPGDLVLFPSYLMHAVPPNAGERRITLAFNAIPLRLDSWGYRIGFSG, encoded by the coding sequence ATGACAGACGAAATCATCAGCCTGTTCCCGACGCCTTTTTTGCGCGCCCCCGCCACCCTGCCCAAGCCCTTGGTGGACGCGCTGGTCGCGCATTTCAGCACCGAGGCCCTGCAGGCCAATAATGCCTCGGACCATCTCTCCCACACCCGCATGCTCAAGCCCAGCGACAGCCCGTTGCTGCTGGACGTGGCCGGCCTGCTGACGCCCAAGCTGAGCGAGTTTGGTGCCCTGATGTTCGGTGAACAAATGGGCTGGTCGCTCAAGGAAATGTGGCTCAATGTGCTGGACCAAGGTGGCCGCCAGGCGGCGCACAACCATGCCAATAGCTTCATCTCCGGTGTGGTCTACCTCACGCCCACGCATGAGTCCTCGCGCACCGTGTTCATGAAGAGCCCGGGCGGCACCGACTTCAGCTTCAAGAACGACCATGCCGGCAGCATCACCGGCCCCTTCAATGCCGACAAGTGGATCAGCCCGCAACCCGAGCCGGGCGACCTGGTGCTGTTCCCGAGCTATCTGATGCACGCGGTGCCGCCCAATGCCGGCGAGCGCCGCATCACCCTGGCCTTCAACGCCATTCCGCTGCGACTTGATTCCTGGGGCTACCGCATTGGCTTCAGTGGCTGA
- a CDS encoding RidA family protein, which yields MSNNIQRFDVGARMSEMAVYNGVVYLAGQVPEDATQDITGQTAQVLAAIDALLAKAGSDKTKILRAQIFIADLADFPGMNAAWDAWVVPGHTPPRATVEAKLARAEWKVEIVVTAAV from the coding sequence ATGAGCAACAACATCCAGCGCTTTGACGTCGGCGCACGCATGTCCGAGATGGCCGTCTACAACGGCGTGGTCTATCTGGCGGGCCAAGTGCCCGAAGATGCCACGCAAGACATCACCGGCCAAACCGCCCAGGTGCTGGCCGCCATCGACGCCTTGCTGGCCAAGGCCGGCAGCGACAAGACCAAGATCTTGCGCGCCCAGATCTTCATCGCCGACCTGGCCGACTTCCCCGGCATGAACGCCGCCTGGGACGCTTGGGTTGTGCCCGGCCACACCCCGCCCCGCGCCACGGTCGAGGCCAAGCTGGCCCGCGCCGAGTGGAAGGTGGAAATTGTGGTGACGGCTGCGGTGTAA